Genomic segment of Leifsonia sp. Root1293:
AGGTGAGCGTTCTCGCCCGCGACGTGCTGCCGTTCCTCACCCGCGGCATCAACGCCCAGACCGTCGAACCGGAAGACGTCGACAGGGCCCGCCAGCTGGCGGACGTGCTGCGAGGCACCCTCGTCGCCGAGATCGGCCGCACCTGGCTCGACGACGTCGCCGATGGCATCGCCCTGCCCGATGGACGATCGCCGGCAGTCGACGACCCCGACCTTCTCGCGCTGCGGATGAGCGGAGAGCAGCGGGTGGCCTGTGCCGCCCTGGTCGCCGCCATCTCGGCCGATCTGGAGATCGCTGCGACGTCGGTCAGCGTGGTGCTGCGGCCCAACACCCTCGCACGCCGGCGCGTGGGGGCGTCGTCGGCTGCGGCATCCGTCACCGTGCGAATCTCCGCCACGACGGATGCGGCGCCTCGAGCTCTCGGTGCGCGCGAGGCCGAAAGGCTTCTGGTGCAGTATCTCGCGGTCGTACGTGTCCTGTTCGAGGGGGTCGTCGTGCGCGTTTCAGCGGGGACCGTGACAGTAGGATTCGACTATGCCCAGCACTGAGAACGCCGCCGCAGCGCGGCCGGTTCGCGTCGGGCTGCTCGACGATCACGAGGTCATCCTCGACTCCGTCGCCAGCTGGATCGCCAGCAACGCCCCCGATTTCACCCTCGCGGTGGCCGCCAACCGCTGGCTCGACTTCGTGCGCAGTGAGGACTTCCCGGTCGACGTCGTGCTCATGGACTTCCAGCTCGTCGAACCCGTCTCCATCGAGGCGCGCATCCGCACCTGCCGGGCGGCCGGAGCCAAGGTCATCGTCATCAGCGCCCTCGACAGCTCGGAGGCCAGAGCGCGAGCGGCCTCGGCCGGCGCCCTCGCCTTCCTCTCGAAGGCGCTTCCGATGGCCGAGGTCATGGCCTCGGTGCGAACGGCCCTGCGGATGCCGATGCCCACGTCGGGTGTCGCAGACCGCGTGGCGAGCACCCCGGGCGTCACCCTCGTCAAGCCGCAGCTGAGCCCGGGCGAGCGTCAGGCCCTCGTGCTCTACGTCACCGGCCGCAGCACCATCGAGGTCGGTGAGGCGATGGACGTCAAGTACGAGACCGCCAAGACCTATCTCCGCCGCGTGCGCGAGAAGTACCAGAAGGTGGGCCGACCGGCCAGCCGCAAGACCGACCTCATCCGTCGGGCGGCCGAAGACGGTTTCCTCGAGTAATGGCCAAGCTGTACTTCCGCTACGGAGCGATGAACTCCGGCAAGAGCACTGCGCTCCTGCAGGCTGCGCACAACTACGAGGAGCGCGGTCACGCCGTGCTGCTCGCGAAGCCCTCGATCGACACCAAGGGCGACCTCGGCATCCTCTCCAGGCTCGGCGTCACCCGCGAGGTCGACTTCGTGCTCGGTCCGCAGACGGATGCCTACGCCGAGTTCCAGAGACACCGTGCGGCGCAGGTCGCAGCGACAGCACGCGACGTCAGCTGCCTGCTTGTGGATGAGGCCCAGTTCCTCACGGCAGAACAGGCCGACGACCTGCTGCGCATCGCGATCCTCGAGAACGTGCCGGTTCTGGCCTACGGCATCCGCACCGACTTCCTCACCGTCGCCTTCCCCGGCAGCCGTCGCCTGCTGGAGATCGCGCACAGCCTCGAGGAGCTGAAGACCATCTGCCGCTGCGGTCGCAAGGCGGTCTTCAACGCCCGACTCGTCGACGGTGCCTTCGTCTTCGACGGCGACCAGGTGGCGATCGACGGGGTGCACGTCGGGTACGAGTCGCTGTGCGGATCGTGCTACCTGCAGGAATCGGGCGGGCGGCTCGCCAACCGTTGAGCGTGCCTGCACCCCACCGATGGGTCTAAGTTGGCCGGTGAGGCGCGTAATCCGTTCGAAACAATGCGTCCCGCGCACGAACGCCGCCGAGCCATGTGACAAAATGAACGACGCAGTACTACGTCTGCGACAACCACAACCGGGGGACAGCAGAACCAATGGAGATACGCGACTACGTCCGCATCCTGCACAAGAGCTGGATTCTCATCGTGGTCTTCGCGCTCCTCGGAATCGGCCTCGCAGCAACGTATTCCATCCTCGTGGCGCCGAAGTACGAGGCGACGACGAAGCTCTACGTCTCCGTCCGGGCCGGTGAGACCGCCGCCACCGGCGACCTCGTTCAGGGTACAAGCTTCGCCCGCCAGGCCGTCACGTCCTACGTCGACGTCGTCGCCAGCGCCGTGGTGCTGGACCGCGTCGTCAAGGAACTCGACCTGTCGGAATCGAGCGCCCAGCTCGCGGCCCAGGTCACGGCGTCATCGCCGCTGAACACCGTCCTCATCGCGATCACCGTGACCGATGGCGATCCCGAGCAGGCGGCGCTCATCGCCAACTCCGTCGGATCCAACTTCTCCGACGTCGTTGTCAACAATCTCGAGAAGCCGTCGGGCGAGGCGCCCAGCCTGGTCAAGATCGAAACCATCCAGCCCGCCACGGCGCCGTCGCGCCCTTCGAGCCCGAACGTTCCGCTCAACCTCATTCTCGGTGCGCTGCTCGGTCTCGCCGCCGGCGTCGGCCTCGCGATCCTGCGCAGCGTTCTCGACACCCGCATCCACTCGCTCCACGACATCGAGCAGATCACCGACAAGCCGCTCCTCGGCGGCATCGCCCTCGATCCCGACGCGAAGAAGCGCCCGCTCATCGTGCACGCCGATCCGCGCAACCCGCGCGCCGAGTCCTTCCGCAGCCTTCGCACGAACCTGCAGTTCGTGAACGTGGAGGGCGGGCCGCGCAGCTTCGTGATCTCGAGTGCCGGCCCCGGTGAGGGCAAGTCGACGACGACGGCGAACCTGGCCATCTCGATGGCCGAGACCGGTGCCCGGGTCGCGCTCATCGACGGCGACCTCCGCCTCCCCAAAATCGCCGAATACATGGGCATCGAGGGTGGAGTCGGCCTCACCGACCTCCTCATCGGTCGAGCCACGCTCGCCGACGTGCTGCAGAAGTGGGGCAGGGGCAAGCTGTTCGTCCTCCCCGCCGGCCGCATCCCGCCGAACCCCAGCGAACTGCTCGGGTCGCGGCCCATGGTCGAGCTCCTCGAGACCCTCGCCGAGCAGTTCGACTACATCCTCATCGACGCGCCGCCCCTTCTCCTCGTGACGGATGCAGCAGTGCTCTCGAAGTTCACCGGCGGCACCATCCTGGTGGCCGCATCCGGAAGCACGAAGAAGCAGGAACTGGCCGGCGCCGTTCGCGCGCTGACGGCCTCCGGCGGACACCTCGCCGGTGTCGTCGTGACGATGCTGCCGACGAAGGGCCCGGACAGCTACGGCTACGGCGCATACACCTACGGCGTCATCCACGACGAGGACGAAGCGCCCTCGACGCCGCTCGAGACCCGCAGCCGGCGGAAGCGCTGATGCCGATCTCCATCCTCACCGTCTGCTCCGGAAACATCTGCCGCTCGCCGCTCGCCGAGCAGTTGCTCCGCCAGGGACTGGCCGGCGTGACGGATGCCACCGTCACGAGCGCAGGCACCATCGCCATGGTGGGGTCGCCCATGGCCCCGGAGTCGCAGGTGCTCGCTGCGCGCTACGGCGCTCAGGATGCCGCCGCGCACGTCGCACGCCAGCTGACAGCGCAGCAGATCGTCGAAGCCGATCTCGTGCTCGCCCTGTCGCGTGACCACCGTCGGGCGATCGTCGAGATGGTGCCGAGCGCTGTCAGGAAGACCTTCACCCTGCGCGAGTTCGCCCGTCTGGTCTCCGAGGTGAACGATGACGACCTGGCCGACGGATTCATCCCGGGTATGAAGCCGTTCGCATCAGCCATCGCGGTCGCATCGTCGTTCCGCGGAATCGTCGCTCCCGCCGCGTCGCCCGACGACGATGACGTCGTCGACCCCTACCGCCAGTCCAAGGCCGTCTACCAGACGTCGGCGGACCAGCTGGTTCCCGCAGTCCGCACCACCGTGTCGTTCATCGAGCGCGCCGCGTCCGTCGGTTAGTCGGTCGATCCATGGCGAGACGAAACATCGGCAGAACCGACCACTCGGCGGGGCAGCGCTTCCGCACCCTGTGGATCATCGGCATGGCCGTGCTCGGGCTGCTGGTGCTGGTTCTGGTCTACGTCGCCCTCACGCAGAATCGCACCTCCCCTGTTGCCGGCACAGTGCCGACGCCAGCGAGCTCGGCTCCTGTCGACCGCGCGACGCCGACCGTGGAACCCACAGCCGAGCCGGTGGTCGTCGTCGGCCCGCCGACCCGCAATCTCGGGGCCGTCGACGGTGAGCGCGGCTATCGCGCCAGTGTGACAGCCTGCCCCGGCGACGAACCGATCGTGCAGGCCACCGAGGACGGCGGTTCGTCGTGGACGGACTTCGCCGTGGCCGTCGATCCGGCAGTGGCATCCGTTCGCGCGATCCTTCCGGGTACGGGCGACTACGTGGCGCTCGTGACGGCCGACGCTGCCACCTGCGCGCCGCAGTTCGCCCGGTCCTATGTCGCGGGCGAGCAGTGGGAGTCGGCCGACGAGGTCGACACGACCTGGCATCTGAGCCAGGACGCCACCTCGGTCATCGCACCCGGCGGCGGGTCATCGCAGCCGTGCGAGAAGCCCGTACAGGTCGCCGCGACCAGCCAGACCGCCGCGGCCGTGCTCTGCGCCGACGGGGCGATCGTGACATCGACGGATGCCGGAGGCTCGTGGAGCGCCCCGCTGTCGATCCCGGGGGCGTCGGCCATCGGTGGCGCCGACGACGGCTATCTGGTGGTCGTCGCTCGCCAGAACGACTGCGACGGTGCTCAGATCGCTTCGATTCCGGCTGACGGCGGCACGGATGCACCCGAGCCCTCGGCCTGCCTGCAGTCCGGGGCGGCTCCGCAGGACAACGCCGTTGCTCAGGGGGGCGACGTGATCTGGTTGTGGTCGGGCGATGCTTTCGCACGCTCGACCGATGGGGGACAGTCATGGTGAAGCACAACCGAGTCCACGACATCGTCGAGGCCGGCTACAAGAAGCGGCCCGTCCGCTTCGGCTCGCAGTACCTCCTCGATGCCGTTGCGTGGTTCCTGGCGATCGGTCTCGCCGAGCTGTTCCGCTACGAGTTCGACGCCGCGCAGATCGCGATCCTGCCCCTGCTCCTGCTGTCGTGCGCCGCCGCTGCGTTCCAGTACGGCATCGGGCTCCTGTTCCACCTCTACCAGGGGCGATTCCCGTACGGCACCTTCGAGGAGGTGCGGGCGCTGAGCCTGACAGCACTGGTCGTGGCGCTCGTGCTCGGCGTCCCTGTCGCGATCCTCGGCACCCTGCTGCACACGCCGCGCAGCACGATGTTCATCGCCCTGCCCATCGCCCTGCTCTTCATGTTCTCGGTGCGCTATCTCAAGCGGCTCTACGTCGAGCGCCACACGCGCCCCGGGGATGACGCTGAACGCACGTTGATCTACGGCGCCGGGTACATCGGCACCTCGCTCATCCGCCGCATGGTCACCGATCCGCACTCCACCTACCTGCCGGTCGGGATCATCGACGACGACCCCGCGAAGCGCAATCGTCACATCGCCGGAGTGCCGGTGCGGGGATCGATCGACCAGATCGAGCGCATCGTGGGCGATACGAACGCTCGAGTGCTCGTGATCGCCGTCGCCCGCGCCGACTCCGACTTCCTGCGCCGGATCTCGGACATCGGAGCGCGCTACAACCTGTCGGTCAAGGTCATGCCGCTGCTCGAGGACATCCTCGCCGGCAAGTCGCGGGTGTCTGACCTCCGCGATATCGCCATCGAAGACATCATCGGGCGCCATCCGGTCGACACGCAGATGGAGACCATCGCCGGCTACCTCGCCGGCAAGCGCGTTCTCGTCACCGGTGCCGGCGGTTCGATCGGATCGGAGCTCTGCCGCCAGATCTCCAAGTTCCGTCCAGCCGAGCTCATCATGCTCGACCGCGACGAGACCGGCCTGCAGACGGCGCAGCTCGGAACCCGGGGCCACGGCCTGCTCGACTCCGACGAGGTCGTGCTCGCCGACATCCGCGAGGCCGACGTCATCCACCGCATCTTCGATGAGCGCCGCCCCGAGGTCGTGTTCCACGCGGCGGCTCTCAAGCACCTGCCCATGCTCGAGCAGTACCCAGACGAGGCGTGGAAGACCAACGTGCTCGGCACCCTCAACGTGTTGAACGCGGCGCGAGACGCGGGCGTGCTCACCTTCATCAACATCTCCACCGACAAGGCGGCGAACCCGACGAGCGTGCTCGGTCACTCGAAGCGGGTTGCTGAGAAGCTCACCGCCTGGATGGCCGACGAGACCGGGCTGCGTTTCCTCTCGGTGCGCTTCGGCAACGTCATCGGAAGCCGCGGCTCGATGCTGCCGACCTTCGCGTCGATGATCGAAGCCGGCGGCCCGCTCACGGTCACGCATCCCGAAGTCACGCGCTACTTCATGACTATTCCGGAGGCGTGCCAGCTCGTCGTGCAGGCAGGCGGCATCGGCAAGCCGGGGGAGGTGCTCATCCTCGACATGGGAGAGCCCGTGCGCATCCTCGACATCGCCGAGCGCATGATCGACATGTCGGGCAAGGACATCTCCATCGTCTTCACCGGCCTCCGCGAGGGCGAGAAGCTGCACGAGATCCTGGTCGGCACGGGCGAGACCGACGCGCGCCCGCTGCATCCGAAGATCTCCCACGCCAAGGTCGGCGGAATCTCACCCGAGCGTCTCGACAAGGCTGGGTGGGAAGAACGGATGCGCGCGCAACCGCGCAACAACGACACGTCGCAGGTTCCCCGGATCTCGACCGGAGGACACACATCATGACGACCGAGCGCATCTACATGTCGTCTCCCGACATGAGCGAACTCGAGGAGCAGTACCTCGTCGGCGCCCTCCGCTCGGGATGGGTCGCTCCCCTCGGACCCGACGTCGACGCCTTCGAGCGCGAGCTGGCCGAGCGCGTGGGTGTGGCGCATGCCGTTGCCCTGAGTTCGGGAACGGCCGCTCTTCACCTCGGCCTGCTGGGGCTCGGAGTGAAGCGCGACGATGTCGTGCTGACGTCGACCATGACGTTCGCCGCCACGGCGAACGCCATCGTCTACACCGGAGCGGAGCCGTTCTTCATCGACTGTCTGCCCGACACCGGCAACATGGATCCCGCTCTGCTCGAGGAGGCGCTGCAGAAGCTGACGGCAGCGGGCGAGAGGGTCGCGGCCATCGTTCCGGTCGACCTCCTCGGCAAGGCGGTCGACTACACGGCCATCGAGGCGATCGCAGCACGGTACGGCGTTCCGGTGCTGGCGGATGCCGCCGAATCGCTGGGCGCCAGTCATCGCGGCCGGGCTGCCGGAAGCTTCGGTCGCGCGTCGGTCGTGTCGTTCAACGGAAACAAGATCATGACCACGTCGGGCGGCGGCATGCTGCTGACCGACGACGAGGCGCTCGCTCAGCACACTCGGTATCTCGCCACCCAGGCCCGCCAGCCGGTCGCGCACTACGAGCACGTCGACATCGGCTACAACTACAGACTCAGCAACCTGCTGGCCGCCCTCGGCCGCGCCCAGCTGTCGCGCCTCGACGAGATGATCGCTCGCCGTCGACGCGTGCGCGACGCGTACAAGTCCCTGCTCGCCGACGTCGACGGGGTCGAGGTCTTCGGGGCTGACGGCGACGAGGCGGACAACGTCTGGCTGACCTCGATCCTGGTCGACGAGAGCACCACGGGATGGGCGCCGTCGGCGCTCAGCGCATCGCTGGCGGAGCTGAACATCGAGAGCCGACCGCTCTGGAAGCCCATGCATCTTCAGCCGGTCTTCGCCGGTTCGCGGTCGCTGGTCAACGGCAGCTCGGAGCGGCTGTTCTCCACCGGCGTCACGCTGCCCAGCGGTTCGGCGCTGTCGGGGGAGCAGATCGATCGCGTCAGCGTGGCCCTCCACGATTTCATCGGTGGTCGCTCATGACGGGCCGCCGCATTCCCTACGACACGCTCAAGCGCGGTCTCGACGTGGTCGCGTCAGGCGTCGGTCTCGTGCTCACGGCTCCGATCCAGGGCGCCGTGGCGCTCGCAGTCCGAAACCAACTCGGCTCGCCGGTGATCTTCCAGCAGGACCGCCCCGGCCGCGACGGCAGGATCTTCCGCCTCTACAAGTTCCGCACCATGAAAGACGTCGACGAGGCGGCCGGACTGGTGACGGATGCCGACCGCCTCACCCCGTTCGGAGTCTGGCTGCGCTCGACCAGCCTCGACGAGCTGCCCACGCTCTGGAACGTCTTCAAGGGCGACATGAGCATCGTCGGCCCGCGGCCTCTGCTCGTGCGCTACCTCGACCGCTACACGCCGACCCAGGCCCGCCGCCATGAGGTCCGGCCGGGCATCACCGGTCTGGCGCAGGCGAGCGGACGCAACGAGGTCGAGTGGGAGCGGAAGTTCGAGCTGGACGTCGAATACGTCGACAGTCGCAGCCTGCGACTCGACGCCAAAGTTCTGTTGTGGACGGTCCTTGCCGTGGTCCGGCGCGAGGGTGTCACGTCGGGGGAGCATGCGACCACCCATGAGTTTCTCGGAGCGTCGGACGGGGTTCGGGCATGACTCGGGACCTGATCATCATCGGCGCAGGGGGATTCGGTCGCGAGACGCTCGACATCGTTGAGGCGATCAACGCCGCGGACGTCCAGGCGAGGTATCGAGTCGTGGGCATCGTCGATGACGCGCTCGGCGAGATTGCCGGTGCACGACTCGCTGCGCGAGGGTACGCCCACCTCGGTGGGCTGGATGATTGGCTGGCTGGCGACTCGACTGCGGACTTCGTCATTGCGATCGGATCGCCCGCGGTGAGATCATCGATCGCTCGCCGGGTCGAGGGGCCGAACCGCCGAGCAGCAACCTTGATCCATCCTTCAGCGTTGATCGGATCCGAGGCGCAGATTGCCGAGGGTGTGGTCGTGTGCGCAGGGGTGAATATCTCGACGAACGTCGTCCTGGGGCGCCACGTTCATCTCAATCCCAGCGCTGTCGTCGGTCACGACGCGATCCTGTCCGACTTCGTATCCGTCAATCCGGCTGCCGTCGTGTCCGGAGACGTCGTCGTCGAATCGCGCGTTCTGATCGGCGCAGGGTCGGTCGTGTTGCAGGGCTTGGTCCTTGCGCACGGAACAACCGTGGGAGCCAGCGCCTGTGTCACGCGGAACAGTGCCCCGGATTCCGTCCTCGTCGGCGTGCCCGCCCGTCCTCTGGCGCTCGATGAGGCGAGCCGATGAGAGTACTGATCGTCTCTCAGTACTTCGCTCCGGAGCCGGTCATCCTGCCGCCGTCCATTGCTTCAGGCCTGGCTGAACGTGGCCACGAGGTCCGAGTGCTCACCGGATATCCCAATTACCCCGACGGCCGTATCGCCGCGGGCTATCGCCAACGCTGGCGCGGCCGCGAAAAGCACGGTGCATTCGGACTGATCCGTGTGCCACTGTTCATCGATCACTCGCAGAATGCGGTCCGTCGGCTTGTGAATTACGTGTCGTTCGGCCTGTCATCGGCTTCGGCCGTCGGTGCCGCGTGGCGAGCCGATGTCGTATACGTCTACGCCCCGCAGATGACCGCAGCCATCGGACCGTGGATCTGGCGCCTGTTCGGCGGGCCGCGATACGTGCTGCATATCCAGGACCTCTGGCCGGAATCCATAATCGGATCCTCGCTGGTGAGCCCTGGTCTCGTGAGCCGGCTCGCAACCCGGATGCTCGACCCCTGGCTCCGCGATGTATATCGTCGCGCAGATGCGGTCATCGCCATCGCTCCCGGGATGCGCACCACGCTCACTGAAAGAGGCTCAGACCCGACAACGACCAAACTGGTCTTCAACTGGGCGGACGAGCCCGCGGTCGCGCCCGATCGAACCGTCCAGGAAGACCATGCCGAGACGACGAAAGTCGTCTTCGCTGGCAACGTCGGCATGATGCAGGACCTTCAGACCGCCATCCGTGCTGCGTACGCCGTCCGTGACATAGCGGGGTTCTCATTGACCGTCGTGGGCGCTGGCGCTGCTCTGGCTCAAGCGCAACGCCTCCGGGACGAACTTGGAGCCGACAACGTGAAGTTCGCGGAGCGAGTGTCGCCCGACCAGATGGGTCCCATCTATCGCGACTCCGACTTCCAGCTCGTGACGTTGAAGGACCTCCCCGTCTTCCATCACACCATCCCTTCGAAACTGCAGGGTGCCTTTGCGAACGCCCGACCAGTGATCATCTCCGTTCCCGGAGATGCAGCTCGACTGGTCGAGCAGTCGGAGGCGGGTTTCGTCGCGATGCCCGAGAGCGTCGCGTCCTTGGAAGAGGCATTCCGAGCGGCCGCGGCGCTCGATCGCGACGGGCGGGCCGCGGCTGGGGCGAAGGCCCGGGCCTTCTATGACCAGAACATGTCATTCGACGAGTCGTTGACGAGAATCGAGTCGATCCTGTGCAGAGTCGCAGCATCGTCGGAACACCAACAGAGCAAAGGGATCTCCGAGTGAGTTATGCAGATGCGAAAGTCCTCGTCACCGGTGGAACCGGTTCGTTCGGGCACACGGTAGCCCGAAAGATGCTGGATGAAGGCGTGGGCGAGGTCCGGGTGCTCAGCCGCGACGAGGCCAAACAGGATCTGATGAGGCATGAGATCTCGGACGACCGAGTTCGCTTCTACGTCGGCGACGTCCGCGACTATCTCAGCGTCGAGCGTGCGTCGAAGGATGTCGACTACGTGTTCCACGCCGCCGCCCTGAAGCAGGTGCCATCGTGCGAGTTCTTCCCGATGGAGGCCGTGAGGACCAACGTAATCGGAAGCGAGAACGTAGTCCGGGCTGCTGAGGCGAACGGCGTCAGATCACTCGTCTGCCTCAGCACGGACAAGGCGGTCTACCCGGTCAATGCCATGGGAATGTCCAAGGCGATGATGGAGAAGGTGGCGCAGTCGCATGGTCTGAACAACCCCAATGCGACGACCACTGTGTCCTGCGTCCGCTACGGGAACGTCATGTATTCACGCGGAAGCGTCATCCCGCTCTTCATCCGGCAGCTGCGGGAGGGAAAGCGGCTGACGATCACGAATCCCGAGATGACGCGTTTCATGATGTCCCTCGCCGATTCCGTCGGCCTGGTCGAATTCGCATTTGCGAATGCCAAGCAGGGAGACCTTTTCATTCGTAAGGCACCCTCATGCACGGTTCGCGACCTCGCTGTGGCGATTTCGAATCTGTTCGGGGTGGACCCCGACATCAACGTGATCGGAACGCGTCACGCCGAAAAGCTGTCCGAGGCCTTGGCCAGCCGTGAAGAACTCTCCCGTGCCACCGACATGGGCGACTACTTCCGGATCGCCGCAGACGCCCGCGACCTCAACTACAGCCTCTACGTCGACGAAGGAGACGTCACACAGGCGCAGTACTCCGACTATGACTCCCACACCGTCGAACGGATGGACGTGGCGGCGGTCGAGACGCTCCTGCTGACCATCCCCGAGGTGCGGCTGGAACTCCAGAACGCCGGCCGGCCGTTCGAGCGAATCTGATGGACGCCGCTCGGGTTGCTCTCACCGGTTCTGGCGGTTTCCTCGGGTGGCATACCCGCGCGGCCCTGGCTGCGACTGGCGTCCACGTGGCCGCGATCGGCCTCGGCACGGACTTCGATGAAGTGCAGGCATCCGAGCTCGTCGCGGGTTGCGACCGGGTCATCCACCTCGCTGGAGTAAACAGGGGGTCCGATAACGAGATCACCGACGGCAACGTCCAGTTCGCACGCCAACTCCTGGCCGCGATGGAGCAAGCCGAGGTGCGACCGGGAGTGGTCACGTTCGCGAACTCGGTTCAGGCCGGCAACGGCACGGTCTACGGCTACGCCAAGAAGGCCGCCGGCGCAATCCTCCGAGACGGTTGCGCCGCGCTCGGCATCGCGTTCGAGGACGTGGAACTGCCGAACATCTTCGGTGAGCACGGGCGTCCCTTCTACAACTCTGTTTTCGCTACGTTCTCCACTCTCATCGCAGGCGGTGGCTCGCCCGTCATCGACGTCGACAAAGAGCTCGTTCTCGTGCATGCGCAGGACGCCGTCGATGTACTGACCGGGGCGGCGCCACTCGTCGCGCTCTCCGACCGGAGTCGGATCGTGTCCGTGCGCGAGTTGTCCGGGCTCCTGGAGGAGATGGGGGCCGTGTATGCATCC
This window contains:
- a CDS encoding response regulator transcription factor: MPSTENAAAARPVRVGLLDDHEVILDSVASWIASNAPDFTLAVAANRWLDFVRSEDFPVDVVLMDFQLVEPVSIEARIRTCRAAGAKVIVISALDSSEARARAASAGALAFLSKALPMAEVMASVRTALRMPMPTSGVADRVASTPGVTLVKPQLSPGERQALVLYVTGRSTIEVGEAMDVKYETAKTYLRRVREKYQKVGRPASRKTDLIRRAAEDGFLE
- a CDS encoding thymidine kinase; protein product: MAKLYFRYGAMNSGKSTALLQAAHNYEERGHAVLLAKPSIDTKGDLGILSRLGVTREVDFVLGPQTDAYAEFQRHRAAQVAATARDVSCLLVDEAQFLTAEQADDLLRIAILENVPVLAYGIRTDFLTVAFPGSRRLLEIAHSLEELKTICRCGRKAVFNARLVDGAFVFDGDQVAIDGVHVGYESLCGSCYLQESGGRLANR
- a CDS encoding polysaccharide biosynthesis tyrosine autokinase; this encodes MEIRDYVRILHKSWILIVVFALLGIGLAATYSILVAPKYEATTKLYVSVRAGETAATGDLVQGTSFARQAVTSYVDVVASAVVLDRVVKELDLSESSAQLAAQVTASSPLNTVLIAITVTDGDPEQAALIANSVGSNFSDVVVNNLEKPSGEAPSLVKIETIQPATAPSRPSSPNVPLNLILGALLGLAAGVGLAILRSVLDTRIHSLHDIEQITDKPLLGGIALDPDAKKRPLIVHADPRNPRAESFRSLRTNLQFVNVEGGPRSFVISSAGPGEGKSTTTANLAISMAETGARVALIDGDLRLPKIAEYMGIEGGVGLTDLLIGRATLADVLQKWGRGKLFVLPAGRIPPNPSELLGSRPMVELLETLAEQFDYILIDAPPLLLVTDAAVLSKFTGGTILVAASGSTKKQELAGAVRALTASGGHLAGVVVTMLPTKGPDSYGYGAYTYGVIHDEDEAPSTPLETRSRRKR
- a CDS encoding arsenate reductase/protein-tyrosine-phosphatase family protein, whose translation is MPISILTVCSGNICRSPLAEQLLRQGLAGVTDATVTSAGTIAMVGSPMAPESQVLAARYGAQDAAAHVARQLTAQQIVEADLVLALSRDHRRAIVEMVPSAVRKTFTLREFARLVSEVNDDDLADGFIPGMKPFASAIAVASSFRGIVAPAASPDDDDVVDPYRQSKAVYQTSADQLVPAVRTTVSFIERAASVG
- a CDS encoding polysaccharide biosynthesis protein; this translates as MVKHNRVHDIVEAGYKKRPVRFGSQYLLDAVAWFLAIGLAELFRYEFDAAQIAILPLLLLSCAAAAFQYGIGLLFHLYQGRFPYGTFEEVRALSLTALVVALVLGVPVAILGTLLHTPRSTMFIALPIALLFMFSVRYLKRLYVERHTRPGDDAERTLIYGAGYIGTSLIRRMVTDPHSTYLPVGIIDDDPAKRNRHIAGVPVRGSIDQIERIVGDTNARVLVIAVARADSDFLRRISDIGARYNLSVKVMPLLEDILAGKSRVSDLRDIAIEDIIGRHPVDTQMETIAGYLAGKRVLVTGAGGSIGSELCRQISKFRPAELIMLDRDETGLQTAQLGTRGHGLLDSDEVVLADIREADVIHRIFDERRPEVVFHAAALKHLPMLEQYPDEAWKTNVLGTLNVLNAARDAGVLTFINISTDKAANPTSVLGHSKRVAEKLTAWMADETGLRFLSVRFGNVIGSRGSMLPTFASMIEAGGPLTVTHPEVTRYFMTIPEACQLVVQAGGIGKPGEVLILDMGEPVRILDIAERMIDMSGKDISIVFTGLREGEKLHEILVGTGETDARPLHPKISHAKVGGISPERLDKAGWEERMRAQPRNNDTSQVPRISTGGHTS
- a CDS encoding DegT/DnrJ/EryC1/StrS family aminotransferase, whose protein sequence is MTTERIYMSSPDMSELEEQYLVGALRSGWVAPLGPDVDAFERELAERVGVAHAVALSSGTAALHLGLLGLGVKRDDVVLTSTMTFAATANAIVYTGAEPFFIDCLPDTGNMDPALLEEALQKLTAAGERVAAIVPVDLLGKAVDYTAIEAIAARYGVPVLADAAESLGASHRGRAAGSFGRASVVSFNGNKIMTTSGGGMLLTDDEALAQHTRYLATQARQPVAHYEHVDIGYNYRLSNLLAALGRAQLSRLDEMIARRRRVRDAYKSLLADVDGVEVFGADGDEADNVWLTSILVDESTTGWAPSALSASLAELNIESRPLWKPMHLQPVFAGSRSLVNGSSERLFSTGVTLPSGSALSGEQIDRVSVALHDFIGGRS
- a CDS encoding sugar transferase, which encodes MTGRRIPYDTLKRGLDVVASGVGLVLTAPIQGAVALAVRNQLGSPVIFQQDRPGRDGRIFRLYKFRTMKDVDEAAGLVTDADRLTPFGVWLRSTSLDELPTLWNVFKGDMSIVGPRPLLVRYLDRYTPTQARRHEVRPGITGLAQASGRNEVEWERKFELDVEYVDSRSLRLDAKVLLWTVLAVVRREGVTSGEHATTHEFLGASDGVRA
- a CDS encoding acetyltransferase; translation: MTRDLIIIGAGGFGRETLDIVEAINAADVQARYRVVGIVDDALGEIAGARLAARGYAHLGGLDDWLAGDSTADFVIAIGSPAVRSSIARRVEGPNRRAATLIHPSALIGSEAQIAEGVVVCAGVNISTNVVLGRHVHLNPSAVVGHDAILSDFVSVNPAAVVSGDVVVESRVLIGAGSVVLQGLVLAHGTTVGASACVTRNSAPDSVLVGVPARPLALDEASR
- a CDS encoding glycosyltransferase family 4 protein; amino-acid sequence: MRVLIVSQYFAPEPVILPPSIASGLAERGHEVRVLTGYPNYPDGRIAAGYRQRWRGREKHGAFGLIRVPLFIDHSQNAVRRLVNYVSFGLSSASAVGAAWRADVVYVYAPQMTAAIGPWIWRLFGGPRYVLHIQDLWPESIIGSSLVSPGLVSRLATRMLDPWLRDVYRRADAVIAIAPGMRTTLTERGSDPTTTKLVFNWADEPAVAPDRTVQEDHAETTKVVFAGNVGMMQDLQTAIRAAYAVRDIAGFSLTVVGAGAALAQAQRLRDELGADNVKFAERVSPDQMGPIYRDSDFQLVTLKDLPVFHHTIPSKLQGAFANARPVIISVPGDAARLVEQSEAGFVAMPESVASLEEAFRAAAALDRDGRAAAGAKARAFYDQNMSFDESLTRIESILCRVAASSEHQQSKGISE
- a CDS encoding polysaccharide biosynthesis protein, yielding MSYADAKVLVTGGTGSFGHTVARKMLDEGVGEVRVLSRDEAKQDLMRHEISDDRVRFYVGDVRDYLSVERASKDVDYVFHAAALKQVPSCEFFPMEAVRTNVIGSENVVRAAEANGVRSLVCLSTDKAVYPVNAMGMSKAMMEKVAQSHGLNNPNATTTVSCVRYGNVMYSRGSVIPLFIRQLREGKRLTITNPEMTRFMMSLADSVGLVEFAFANAKQGDLFIRKAPSCTVRDLAVAISNLFGVDPDINVIGTRHAEKLSEALASREELSRATDMGDYFRIAADARDLNYSLYVDEGDVTQAQYSDYDSHTVERMDVAAVETLLLTIPEVRLELQNAGRPFERI